The stretch of DNA ATGGCTTTCCTCTCTTTCGTGTACACTACTAGCCGTAGCCCTTCAAACCTTCGTCTCTTCTCCTCTTGCAATTCTATCAAACACCTCCAAGATGGTTACAGTGAACGGAGACTCCGCCGGCGCCGGCCTCATCGTGAGCTTCGGCGAGATGCTCATCGACTTCGTGCCGACCGTGTCGGGCGTGTCGCTGGAGGAGGCGCCGGGGTTCCTAAAGGCGCCCGGCGGCGCCCCGGCCAACGTGGCGATCGCCGTGGCCCGGCTCGGTGGCCGCTGCGCCTTCCTCGGCAAGCTTGGAGACGACGAGTTCGGCCGCATGCTGGCGGCGATCCTGAAGGAGAACGGCGTGGACGACGCCGGCGTGTCGTTCGACGCCGGGGCGCGCACTGCGCTGGCCTTCGTCACACTGCGCGCCGACGGCGAGCGCGAGTTCATGTTCTACCGCAACCCCAGCGCCGACATGCTGCTCACGGAAGCGGAGCTCAACCTTGATCTCATCAGAAGGGTAGATCTCTCCCCGGACACCACACTACTTTAACGTAAGATTATGCTTGGATTCATGGTTGGATCTACAGGCCGCGATCTTTCACTACGGATCTATAAGTCTGATCACGGAGCCATGTCGATCCGCTCATTTGAAGGCGATGGAGGCGGCAAAGGAAGCAGGAGCCCTGCTCTCCTACGACCCCAACCTCCGGCTGCCGCTGTGGCCGTCGGCGGCGGAGGCCAGGGAGCAGATCCTGAGCATCTGGGACCAGGCCGACATCATCAAGGTGAGCGACGTCGAGCTGGAGTTCCTCACCGGCACGGAGTCGGTGGAAGACGAAGTCGCCATGCGACTCTGGCGCCCGAGTCTGAAGCTCCTCCTCGTCACTCTTGGGGAGAAGGGATGCAAGTACTACACCAAGGTACACAGATCTGTGGCTCAAGTGAGATCGAAGCCTTTCTGAGCTCCTGCTGACTTCGCTGGCTTTCTTGGGTCAAGGATTTCCATGGCAGCGTCGAGTCCTACGCCGTCAAACAGGTCGACACGACCGGTGCTGGCGACGCGTTCGTCGGCGCTTTGCTGGGGAAGATCGTCGAAGACCAGTCGGCTCTGCAGGTAGAGGACATGAGAGACGCTGTGCTTTGATTCATGTATCAGCAGTGAGATGCGTGTTGTGATGGATTCTGTGATTTGTTGCAGGATGAAAAGAAGTTGAGGGAGCTGCTGAGGTTTGCCAATGCATGTGGAGCAATCACCACCACCAAGAAGGGAGCAATCCCATCACTGCCTACTGCAGCAGAAGCCATGCAGCTCATGGGCAGTGCCTAAGCCATGCTTAGATTGTGTTCTTCTTCTCTACAAGCTTGTTGCAGCTTCATGAGAATTTTCCTTGTTTGAGTTATGATCTTATTTCCCTTCTTCCACCAAATTCCTCTGGTAGCTCCCATTTATCTTGGCTACATTGTGCTTATGATCAATGTTACAGAAACTACTAATTGATGATGGCTTTTAAATGCTTTCATTCATGGCTAGCTGATTCATTTCATATCAAGGCATTGTGAAACAGCTTGAATATATCACTCTTTGTCAGAGCAAATCAAGCTGGACTGACAAGTAAATGATGCCAGACACTGAGAACTAAGCTAAGAAAGATGAAATGATACATATCATTGTGGATAATGAAGTTAAAATGCACACCACCAATACTCACTATTAAGGTTTACTGCAAGCAGAGGTAACAAATGAGCTCTTTTTTCTAGGGAGTGACTGTTTCTGTCAACATGATTCCAAATGGCTATTTTGTGCAGGTTATGTTCATGAAAGTTCCATAATTCCTCAGTATTTGCTTAAAAGAAAGCAGTTGATGATTGGGTTGATAGATGCAGAGACCAAGCTGAGTGCACATTATATAAACAACTCTCTTAAATGAATTCTACACTGGAAGTGCACAAAATGGAGTAATTTGTGTTGCATTATCAAACAATGACATCGACATCGATAAATCATGATTGAAGAAGTCTCAGGTTTTCAACAATATAATGCAATCTAGGCCACATTACAATGTTTGATCAATCTAAGCAGTGGTTGAGTTGGTACATACCATCTGATTTGAGCAGTACATCATTCTTGGATCAATCCTCCCAACTATCAGCATGATTTTTCTGCGAACAGCAAGTTTATGAAATGCCAATTGAAGATTGTGGTGGGCATTTCATGCTCACCTTCTATAAGATAAACTCCAAACCAGTTCTCTGTAACCAGTACCCACTGATTCATAGTAGAACATATCAGCAGCTAAAAAGATTTGTT from Musa acuminata AAA Group cultivar baxijiao chromosome BXJ2-11, Cavendish_Baxijiao_AAA, whole genome shotgun sequence encodes:
- the LOC103971853 gene encoding fructokinase-1 produces the protein MVTVNGDSAGAGLIVSFGEMLIDFVPTVSGVSLEEAPGFLKAPGGAPANVAIAVARLGGRCAFLGKLGDDEFGRMLAAILKENGVDDAGVSFDAGARTALAFVTLRADGEREFMFYRNPSADMLLTEAELNLDLIRRAAIFHYGSISLITEPCRSAHLKAMEAAKEAGALLSYDPNLRLPLWPSAAEAREQILSIWDQADIIKVSDVELEFLTGTESVEDEVAMRLWRPSLKLLLVTLGEKGCKYYTKDFHGSVESYAVKQVDTTGAGDAFVGALLGKIVEDQSALQDEKKLRELLRFANACGAITTTKKGAIPSLPTAAEAMQLMGSA